GAATAAAGCCTTCCTGTTCCATACAGCGGTCAAGGCTTTGTAGAAACTGATCTTTGGGTGTCAATGCTTCCATTGAAAATCCAATCCAATAAGGAGGTTTCTCTGCCAGCGGGCTTGTAACTGTATTAGCACTTGTGCGGTTAGAAATCAATATGCAATCTAACTTGAGTGATCTGCCTGTGAAATAATCTCGCTCTCAAATTCTGCAAAAGGCATACGGCAAGCTGATTTGAAATCGATCAGTGATTCAACCCAATGTCAAAGTACCAGGCCTGAATATTGTCATTCAAACTATTAATCCGACTTATGTTTGGCTTTTGTTTTCATGCCAAAACTTGGATCACCGGCGTCAACAGGCATTGATTGATTCCACTTGAGTACTGCTGCGATGAGTCGGCTGGTCAGTTGGGGATGCTGATCAGCAAGATTCGTCGATTCGGCAGGATCGCGTTCCAGATTGTATAGCCGAGGTCGTTTGCCTCCATAGTCACAGAGCAACTTCCATTTGCCCTCACGAACCGCGAGGTCGGGCAGATTTTTAAAGCTGCGAAAATCTTTGCGATCGGGAGGACGACGGAAAAAAAGTGGCGCTGAGCGAGAGTCAGTTGATTTTCCGATGAGCGTTTCGGCGAGATTCTCGCCATCGAAGATCACCTCTTCGAGTACTGAGACTCCGGCTAAATGCAGCAAGGAGGGAACCAGATCGATGGCGGCAAAGACAGATGATTTATTGAGCGTGCCCTGTTGTTCTTTTGGAATCCAACCCGGTCCCCAGACAATGAGGGGCGAACGGATGCCACCTTCAAACAGAGTCGCTTTCAGCCCGGTAAAAGGACCGGCGGACCCCGCGTTTTCTTCCGGTCCATTGTCTGAACAGATTAGAATGAGCGTGTTCTCGCGCAAGATGGCGTCGTTTTGAATGCGTTGAAACAGGCGTGCGAACTGCTGATCCATTTCCTCCAACACCGCCAGATAGAGGCCGCGTTGGGAATCAGCCCAACCTTCTAAAGAGGGGAAGAGTGGCGTATGAACATCATCGGGCCTTCGGTCTTCTAAAAGTCTGTATTGTGGAGGAAGGCCTATTCGACTGAGTTTTACATAATCCTGATGGACCTCTTTGGTCCCCCAGAAGTAGGTTAGTACCCAGAAGAAGACCAGTATCAAGAATAGAATAGACGGCGAAAGTAGAAAACGTCGGTGTCTAATGAGATTGTTTCTGATTTCGAAATTCATGAATTGCCTCGAGAATATCAGATACCACACATACAATTCTAAATATAACAAAAATATCTAGTCTTTAAAATTAGATTTCCTTTTTATTACTCAGGCAACTAGATCAAATCAGGAAAAGGCATCGATATGGAATTGAATAATCAGACAGATCCGCAATGGCTCATTGATGTAGGTAAAGAAGATAAAGAAGTTGGAGTATTCGCGATTTCCGACGTCGAGAGCCCGGAATTTGGTGCCGCTAAAATTGTCTAAGTTCCTGGAATCACTTATCCGGACTGTGTGAAGAGAGGATTATTCACAATGGCTTTCAAATGGATTCTCAAGGCTTTAGCTGCAAAAGCAGCGGAGCATGAGTTTTCGGAAGAATATGGAGTTGATGGTCAACCGAGTCCAGGTGAATGCCTCTGGGTACTGGGACAATGCGTTAAGCAGTAAATGAAGGTCCCTTTTAAAATACACTACATTCTAACGAAAAATTCTTATACTCAATGGAGTTTACGGTTCGGCGATGAAGCTCATGTGTAATTCTGCATGTCGTCGATGCAGGAGATCCCACTCATCGCGGGTCAGCTCGCCAAAAATGGGGCTGGCATAACGCTGCTCTTCAGTTTGCATACGTTGGACCGATTTTTGTAAATGCTCCAGCCCTACCTGATCATCAATTGGTTCCGGCTCTAAAGCACGTTTAAACGGTCCCTTTAGTTTAAAACCGGGAGACATGCCGTTCTTAAAAATATGGGATTTATAATAATATGTTCCCACCATGCGAAAGAGCCAGGGTGCTTTAAACGGGAATCCATCCAACGACAAATCCATGGTCCGAGCCAGATGGTCGAAAATTTGGCCTTTTGTCCAACCTCCTGTTGTGGATGCGCCTGCGGCTGTCAGCCGGTTGGCGTCATCGGCAATCTCCTGTAGAGAACCATAAGAGAGTGTTCTTCGATTGGCAGTTTGTGTAGACATGGAATACTCCCCAATTCAATGTTTGTCTGAGAAACGACAGTGACAGGATCAATAGTTTATTTTTGGAATTCGCACAAAGAATAACAAGTCCCTAATTTTGAGATTCAGCTCTGCTTGGTCCAGTTACTCCCATTTTTTTTGAGATGAGTCACATCTCCCTGAAAATAGTATGCCTGAACGATTTGGTCGTCGGATGGACTGATTAATTCGATTGTGTCTCGAGAAAACCAGTTTTCGGCAACGCCTTCGACTTCATCGAGCAGTTGTACTCCCGATTCATCGACACTCCATAATTCTCCCTGGATGCCAATGCCTTCTGGCACATCGACAACGAGACCTGGATATTCACCGCAATCATACATGGTGTAGTGAGGGGCTGTAGTCGCCTTTGTGAGAAATATTTGATTTTCCAAAAATTGAGAACGGCAAAAACCACGCTTTAACGTTCCATAGACAAAAATCAGAGTTCGGGATTCCTGATTCATCTTCCTCATCTTTATTCATTCTGGACAGCAGTCCGCAGCCGTTGTTTCGTCTTTTCAGACAGCTTGTTCCAAGGCAAACCAGTCAGCGCCCCCTCAAGGGCGTACAATAAATTCAGGCTGCATTGAGGCGCTTTGCGTTTTGCCATCAGATATGCGGCCACGGCACCTGTCTGTTTGAGATCACCCAGGGTGCGAATTCCGACCTGTTCCAGCCAGCGAGCACTTTTCGGACCCAGATTTAATAATTCTTCACTGGGAACTACATCATGTAAAGGATCAACCGACATTACATTTTCTCATTTGAAAGATTTGCGGGTGTAAACACACTTCGCAATCGCAGACGATTCACTTAAAATCTGACGAAACGTTTTTCGTTTGTCTATTTGGATTAATTATACAGACTCCCTTCCCTGAAAGCCCGCCATGGAATGGTTTGCCTTTCTCATTTATTTTCTGATCGCTTTTTTCTGCACACTCGTTCTATGGTTTATGATCAAAGTTTGCTTCCGTGATACTATACCCTCTGAGCCAAAATTACCCGAACCAAAAGAGATCGACACCATTCCCCTGGTCGCCAAAGAACGGCTATACTGGAATTTCAGCAGCGTGCTCATAGTGATTCTGACATTACTGCTAGTACTGGGGATCAGTGTGCGTGACTTGCCGCTCTCTCATCCCGTGATATTGACATTGGGAGGCGCGCTGATTTTGATCTGGATGATCAGCCTCTGGTCAAAGATGTTGTCTTTTTGGCCTCCTGTTCTGGCATTATTACCTGATCTCCCTGAGTTTCTTCTTTCTGATTTCTCTGAGTTTGGAGAGTTAGAACCAATACCCGTTCCAGAGACGACAGACAAAAGCGAGAACGCATAATGGTTTCGATTTTGGTGTTTCTGGTTCTCTTACCGCTCTCACTGATTCTTACAGGGCTTCAGCACCCGTCTTCACAGCATGGAAACGGCAACCACTTTCTTAATGCGTTGCACGATGTATCGCGTGCGCAGAACCAAATCGAAAATTTTTCCGAACGATGTTTGCTCTTTCTTTCATTACTCTGTTGCCTGGTTGCGATGATCATACTTCCCCATTTTATCGAAAGTCTGACAACGCGATCATACTCCATCATCCCGATGCCCCAACTGATCAACGGTGACGGATCATCGATCGTTTTGCTGGGACTTTTGCTGATTCTGCACGCGGCAGGTGAGATCAGCCTGGCAAACGGTGAACGAGGTTATCAAAACCGATATGCAGTGCTCTGTCTCAACAGTTTCTTCTGGTTGCCCCTGCTCTTTGCGTGGACGTCACTCGCGTATTATCTTCGACTTGGCGACAATCACAGCACATCGGCTGGGGTTTCTACAGTGTGGCTGGTGTTGCTGCAACCACTGGGAAGCCTGGCACTGATTCTGGCAT
The Gimesia aquarii DNA segment above includes these coding regions:
- a CDS encoding sulfatase; amino-acid sequence: MNFEIRNNLIRHRRFLLSPSILFLILVFFWVLTYFWGTKEVHQDYVKLSRIGLPPQYRLLEDRRPDDVHTPLFPSLEGWADSQRGLYLAVLEEMDQQFARLFQRIQNDAILRENTLILICSDNGPEENAGSAGPFTGLKATLFEGGIRSPLIVWGPGWIPKEQQGTLNKSSVFAAIDLVPSLLHLAGVSVLEEVIFDGENLAETLIGKSTDSRSAPLFFRRPPDRKDFRSFKNLPDLAVREGKWKLLCDYGGKRPRLYNLERDPAESTNLADQHPQLTSRLIAAVLKWNQSMPVDAGDPSFGMKTKAKHKSD
- a CDS encoding DUF1569 domain-containing protein, with amino-acid sequence MSTQTANRRTLSYGSLQEIADDANRLTAAGASTTGGWTKGQIFDHLARTMDLSLDGFPFKAPWLFRMVGTYYYKSHIFKNGMSPGFKLKGPFKRALEPEPIDDQVGLEHLQKSVQRMQTEEQRYASPIFGELTRDEWDLLHRRHAELHMSFIAEP
- a CDS encoding gamma-glutamylcyclotransferase produces the protein MNQESRTLIFVYGTLKRGFCRSQFLENQIFLTKATTAPHYTMYDCGEYPGLVVDVPEGIGIQGELWSVDESGVQLLDEVEGVAENWFSRDTIELISPSDDQIVQAYYFQGDVTHLKKNGSNWTKQS
- a CDS encoding TfoX/Sxy family protein → MSVDPLHDVVPSEELLNLGPKSARWLEQVGIRTLGDLKQTGAVAAYLMAKRKAPQCSLNLLYALEGALTGLPWNKLSEKTKQRLRTAVQNE